The Diabrotica virgifera virgifera chromosome 10, PGI_DIABVI_V3a genome has a window encoding:
- the LOC126893117 gene encoding radixin-like produces MKRGRNEHNSSQEEQEFLRENKLVARSPQHKEKVKQPEPSMDEIKQMLRDLKKDLHEDMAQIKREIKNDIRDMREDIKDTKKELQKNREEMKSMAKEITQMKEEWTREKEELHDKIKEVEDKIERMEKQKIRNNLTITGLTTNTDNEDTLEEALEKMFQTELLLKTKIRRAQKTGQDRCIVEMVEWNDKIKILREKAKLKGKGIFIDSELTRNERKIQKNIRDIAREQKKKGAIVKMGYQKLEVNGKKMKWDHRSQKLTGSNKLKN; encoded by the coding sequence ATGAAGAGGGGTAGGAACGAGCATAACTCGTCACAAGAAGAGCAGGAATTTCTCAGAGAAAACAAATTAGTAGCCAGATCACCTCAACATAAAGAAAAGGTAAAACAGCCAGAACCCAGCATGGATGAAATCAAACAAATGCTGCGCGATCTTAAAAAAGACTTACATGAGGATATGGCACAAATAAagagagaaattaaaaatgacatcAGGGACATGAGAGAGGACATAAAGGACACCAAAAAAGAGCTGCAGAAGAACCGAGAGGAAATGAAAAGCATGGCGAAGGAAATCACCCAAATGAAGGAAGAATGGACGAGAGAAAAAGAAGAACTACATGACAAAATAAAGGAAGTGGAAGACAAGATCGAAAGGatggaaaaacaaaaaattcgaAACAACTTAACAATAACTGGACTTACAACGAATACCGATAATGAAGATACACTCGAAGAAGCTTTGGAAAAAATGTTTCAGACAGAACTCCTTTTGAAAACAAAGATACGTAGAGCGCAGAAGACAGGACAAGATAGATGCATAGTCGAAATGGTAGAATGGAATGACAAAATAAAGATACTCCGAGAAAAAGCAAAGCTAAAGGGGAAAGGCATTTTCATAGACTCGGAACTTACAAGAAATGAACGAAAAATCCAGAAAAATATAAGAGATATAGCCAGAGAACAAAAGAAAAAAGGTGCTATCGTAAAAATGGGTTATCAGAAATTAGAAGTGAACGGGAAGAAAATGAAGTGGGATCATAGGTCCCAGAAACTCACAGGGTCAAACAAGTTAAAAAACTAA